In one window of Polaromonas naphthalenivorans CJ2 DNA:
- a CDS encoding carboxymuconolactone decarboxylase family protein, which yields MSSSRYEQGLAKLQQIDGQAGENVINSLRDIAPDFARYLIEFPFGDIYSRPGLDLRSREIAVVAALTALGNAAPQLKVHIEGALNVGVSRDEVVEVIMQMAVYAGFPAALNGLFAAKEVFAARPAACTP from the coding sequence ATGTCATCCAGCCGCTATGAACAAGGCCTCGCCAAACTGCAGCAGATCGACGGCCAGGCCGGAGAAAACGTCATCAACAGCCTGCGCGATATTGCCCCCGACTTTGCCCGCTACCTGATCGAATTCCCGTTTGGCGACATTTACTCCCGCCCCGGCCTTGATCTGCGTTCGCGCGAGATCGCCGTGGTGGCCGCGCTGACCGCGCTGGGCAATGCCGCGCCCCAGCTGAAAGTACATATCGAAGGCGCTCTCAATGTGGGCGTTTCCAGGGACGAAGTCGTTGAAGTCATCATGCAAATGGCGGTTTATGCGGGCTTTCCGGCGGCGCTCAACGGACTGTTTGCGGCCAAGGAAGTGTTTGCCGCCCGGCCTGCCGCCTGCACGCCCTGA